The Paenibacillus sp. FSL R7-0204 genome includes a region encoding these proteins:
- a CDS encoding LapA family protein — protein sequence MKFQWSLILGLFFALLTAVFAVMNVDPVPVNFGFDFVSIPLILVILGCALIGGVVVGSYGIFRQYKLQKQIKSLNAELAKLRDGGSINMEPIPAESAPFTPEGSSQL from the coding sequence ATGAAATTTCAATGGTCACTTATATTAGGCTTGTTCTTTGCCTTGTTAACCGCTGTATTCGCAGTCATGAACGTAGATCCGGTTCCGGTGAATTTCGGCTTTGACTTTGTCAGCATCCCGCTGATTCTCGTCATCCTTGGCTGCGCGCTGATTGGTGGCGTGGTGGTAGGTTCGTACGGGATTTTCCGCCAGTATAAGCTGCAGAAGCAGATTAAGAGCCTGAATGCCGAGCTTGCCAAGCTGCGTGACGGGGGAAGTATTAATATGGAGCCTATCCCTGCTGAGAGTGCTCCTTTTACTCCAGAAGGATCATCCCAGCTGTAA
- a CDS encoding M42 family metallopeptidase, which yields MLNIQPNEEYILNLLKKLLDTPSPSGFTAQVMALVAEEAAALSIPLTWNEKGGAILTVPGLDPSRTIGISAHVDTLGAMVRSIKSNGTLRLTSVGGFSMNSIENEYCIIHTRSGLTYTGTILTSHPSVHVYADARDFKRAEENMEIRIDELVSTKDDVLKLGISVGDFISFDARAVLTPSGYIKSRHLDDKASVAALFGLLESIRREGWKPLHNLSLLISNYEEVGHGAAWIPGEINEMIAVDMGAMGDDLSCKETDVSICAKDSSGPYDYAMTSRMIELANGLAIPFAVDIYPQYGSDASAALRGGNNIRAALIGPGVHASHSMERTHKQAVLNTAKLLAAYVGAN from the coding sequence TTGCTTAACATCCAGCCCAATGAAGAATATATTCTGAATCTGCTCAAAAAACTGCTCGACACCCCGAGCCCCAGCGGCTTCACCGCCCAGGTGATGGCTCTGGTGGCCGAAGAAGCGGCAGCGCTCAGTATTCCGCTTACCTGGAATGAAAAAGGCGGCGCGATACTCACCGTACCCGGACTTGATCCTTCGCGCACAATCGGCATCAGCGCCCATGTGGATACGCTCGGTGCCATGGTCCGCTCCATTAAGTCTAATGGTACCCTCCGCTTAACCTCTGTAGGCGGATTCAGCATGAACAGCATTGAGAATGAGTATTGCATCATCCATACCCGCAGCGGCTTAACTTATACCGGTACGATCCTGACCAGTCATCCATCTGTGCATGTGTATGCTGATGCCCGTGATTTCAAGCGTGCGGAAGAGAATATGGAGATCCGGATTGATGAACTGGTCTCCACCAAGGATGATGTGCTGAAGCTGGGGATTTCGGTAGGTGACTTCATTTCGTTCGATGCAAGGGCGGTGCTTACCCCCAGCGGATATATCAAATCCCGCCATCTGGACGACAAAGCCAGTGTAGCCGCCTTATTCGGGCTGCTGGAGAGCATCCGGCGCGAAGGCTGGAAGCCGCTGCACAACCTATCGCTGCTCATCTCCAACTATGAAGAGGTCGGTCACGGCGCTGCCTGGATTCCAGGGGAGATCAATGAGATGATCGCTGTGGACATGGGCGCGATGGGCGATGACCTCAGCTGCAAGGAGACGGATGTCTCCATCTGTGCCAAGGATTCCTCCGGCCCGTATGACTATGCCATGACCAGCCGCATGATCGAGCTGGCCAACGGTCTGGCTATTCCATTCGCGGTCGATATCTATCCGCAATACGGCTCTGATGCTTCTGCTGCGCTGCGCGGCGGAAATAACATCCGGGCCGCACTGATCGGACCGGGCGTACACGCCTCCCACTCTATGGAGCGTACCCACAAGCAGGCTGTGCTGAATACCGCTAAGCTGCTTGCGGCTTATGTTGGGGCGAACTGA
- a CDS encoding tetratricopeptide repeat protein has product MTHTIEAAVQLRSSGRAEEARTMLIELLSADGSNAELYYQLAWTHDVLGLEREAVAYYEQSLALGLPDAEQKAGAMLGLGSTYRTLGQYTESRALLEKGTLEFPQRVEFKAFLAMTLHNLGAHTEAMELLLNLLADTSADPGIRDYHKAIKYYADKLEQVWP; this is encoded by the coding sequence GTGACTCATACGATAGAAGCTGCTGTGCAGCTCCGGTCCTCTGGCCGGGCAGAAGAAGCAAGGACCATGCTGATAGAGCTACTGTCAGCAGACGGGAGTAATGCCGAACTGTATTATCAGCTGGCATGGACGCATGATGTGCTGGGCTTGGAACGCGAGGCGGTAGCTTATTACGAGCAGAGTCTTGCCCTGGGGCTTCCGGATGCGGAGCAGAAGGCAGGCGCGATGCTGGGCCTGGGCAGCACGTACCGGACGCTGGGGCAGTATACAGAGTCCCGTGCGCTGCTGGAGAAGGGTACGCTTGAATTCCCGCAGCGTGTGGAATTCAAGGCTTTTCTGGCCATGACGCTGCATAATCTCGGTGCGCATACAGAGGCGATGGAACTGTTGCTTAACCTGCTTGCCGATACATCGGCTGATCCCGGTATCCGGGATTACCATAAGGCCATCAAGTATTATGCGGACAAGCTGGAGCAGGTATGGCCTTAA
- a CDS encoding ABC-F family ATP-binding cassette domain-containing protein yields the protein MNIMTVEHLSKSYGEKTLFRDASFGMDDRDKIGVIGVNGTGKSTFLKIIAGLDTADEGQINIGNDVRVQFLAQNPPYEPGNTVLQQVFAGEDPELATMREYMEVMSLLEQNPGDSGLESRLVRIGQAIDAAGTWQLESEAKTVLTKLGITRFDARMESLSGGQRKRVALAAALITPSELLILDEPTNHIDTDSVAWLEQYLQKRRGALLMVTHDRYFLERVASVMLELDGGNLYRYEANYSRFLELKADREEREASAEQKRKNLLRTELAWIRRGAKARSTKQKARIDRFEKLKESTGGASASSMDISVASTRLGRKIIEIQDLTKSLDGRTLIKDLNYIAVPQDRVGIVGKNGSGKSTLLNLIAGKLTPDSGEVQLGTTVKLGYFTQEHQDMDLSLRAIEYVKEEAEIIKTADGSVITAGQMLERFLFPPAMQWTPISKLSGGEKRRLYLLRVLMGAPNVLLLDEPTNDLDIGTLAVLEDYLDEFPGVVFTVSHDRYFLDRTVDKLIAFEDGGIRLHVGDYSEYEEWLAKNVPSGSGNSGKAEGGSSRSASGAGAAAEQGGNAQAGSAPREKLKFTFKEQREYEGIDAAIEQAEQHLTDISAQMEAAFADSGRLQELVEKQRLAEAELERLMERWTYLSELAEKIAGK from the coding sequence ATGAATATTATGACGGTGGAACATCTCTCCAAGAGCTACGGGGAGAAAACCCTGTTCCGTGATGCCTCCTTTGGCATGGACGACAGGGATAAGATAGGCGTAATTGGCGTCAATGGCACGGGAAAATCAACCTTTTTGAAGATTATCGCCGGGCTCGATACAGCAGATGAAGGGCAAATTAATATCGGCAATGATGTGCGGGTGCAGTTTCTGGCCCAGAATCCGCCTTATGAGCCTGGAAATACGGTCTTGCAGCAGGTATTTGCCGGAGAGGACCCGGAGCTTGCGACGATGCGGGAATACATGGAGGTGATGTCTCTTCTGGAGCAGAATCCGGGAGACTCAGGGCTGGAGAGCAGGCTTGTCCGGATTGGACAGGCCATCGACGCCGCCGGCACCTGGCAGCTGGAGAGTGAGGCCAAGACGGTCCTCACGAAGCTGGGGATTACCCGGTTCGATGCCCGGATGGAGAGCCTCTCCGGTGGACAGCGCAAGCGCGTAGCGCTGGCGGCGGCACTGATTACACCGTCGGAGCTGTTGATTCTGGATGAGCCTACCAACCATATTGATACGGATTCCGTAGCCTGGCTGGAGCAGTATCTGCAGAAGCGGCGCGGGGCTCTGCTGATGGTAACGCATGACCGTTATTTCCTGGAACGGGTAGCCAGTGTAATGCTTGAGCTGGACGGCGGGAATCTGTACCGGTATGAAGCGAACTATTCGCGGTTCCTGGAGCTGAAGGCAGACCGTGAAGAACGGGAGGCTTCGGCCGAGCAGAAGCGCAAGAATCTGCTGCGCACCGAGCTGGCCTGGATTCGCCGCGGGGCTAAGGCCCGCTCCACGAAGCAGAAGGCGCGGATCGACCGCTTCGAGAAGCTCAAGGAGAGCACGGGAGGCGCATCGGCGTCATCTATGGATATCTCTGTAGCCTCCACCAGACTGGGCCGCAAAATCATTGAGATTCAGGATCTCACCAAATCGCTGGACGGCCGGACCTTAATCAAGGATCTGAATTATATTGCTGTGCCGCAGGACCGGGTGGGGATTGTCGGCAAGAACGGCAGCGGCAAGTCCACGCTGCTTAACCTGATTGCCGGTAAGCTTACCCCGGACAGCGGTGAGGTGCAGCTCGGGACAACCGTGAAGCTGGGCTATTTCACCCAGGAGCATCAGGACATGGATCTCAGCCTGCGGGCGATCGAGTATGTGAAGGAAGAAGCGGAGATCATCAAGACCGCAGACGGCAGTGTCATCACCGCCGGGCAAATGCTGGAGCGCTTCCTGTTCCCGCCCGCGATGCAGTGGACGCCAATCTCCAAGCTGTCCGGCGGCGAGAAAAGACGTCTCTACCTGCTGCGTGTCCTCATGGGAGCGCCAAACGTGCTGCTGCTGGATGAGCCGACGAATGATCTGGATATCGGCACACTCGCTGTGCTGGAGGATTACCTTGATGAATTTCCCGGCGTAGTCTTCACCGTATCGCATGACCGCTACTTCCTGGACCGTACTGTGGATAAGCTGATTGCCTTCGAGGATGGGGGGATCCGCCTGCATGTCGGGGACTATAGTGAATATGAAGAGTGGCTGGCGAAGAACGTCCCGTCCGGCAGCGGGAACTCCGGCAAGGCAGAAGGCGGCTCCAGCCGCAGTGCCAGCGGGGCTGGTGCCGCTGCTGAGCAGGGCGGGAATGCTCAGGCCGGGTCAGCGCCGCGCGAGAAGCTGAAATTCACCTTCAAGGAGCAGCGCGAGTACGAGGGAATCGACGCGGCCATTGAACAGGCGGAGCAGCATCTGACAGATATCTCGGCACAGATGGAAGCGGCCTTTGCCGACTCCGGCAGGCTGCAGGAGCTGGTGGAGAAGCAGCGGCTGGCCGAGGCAGAGCTGGAGCGTCTGATGGAGCGCTGGACGTATCTGAGTGAGCTGGCGGAGAAGATCGCGGGTAAGTAA
- a CDS encoding TetR/AcrR family transcriptional regulator — MSSASVDKHAAILDAAYELFGSGGFYETKMSEVAERAGIAKGTVYLYFKSKEELFMAVTRRDCEGFLEQLEGKLRTRSALTDKLSVIAEHHLFYYYERKQHTKLFFRAPNNNPELVAYMAQFMEAYMQAVVKVLLEGGATEPELMAQSYIGILDRLKMDILFDPEFAEADADKRAKFAARLFITGALGSLDSALGDFPAEAES; from the coding sequence TTGAGCAGTGCATCCGTAGACAAACATGCAGCTATTCTGGATGCCGCTTATGAGCTTTTCGGTTCAGGCGGCTTTTATGAAACGAAGATGTCGGAAGTGGCCGAACGTGCCGGCATTGCCAAGGGTACGGTCTATTTATATTTTAAAAGCAAAGAGGAGCTCTTCATGGCGGTTACCCGCCGCGATTGTGAAGGCTTCCTTGAGCAGCTTGAGGGCAAGCTGAGGACCCGCTCCGCATTGACAGACAAGCTCTCCGTTATTGCAGAGCATCATCTGTTCTATTACTATGAGCGCAAGCAGCATACGAAGCTGTTCTTCCGTGCGCCTAACAATAACCCTGAGCTGGTGGCTTATATGGCGCAGTTCATGGAAGCCTATATGCAGGCTGTGGTGAAGGTGCTGCTGGAAGGCGGGGCTACCGAGCCTGAGCTGATGGCGCAGTCGTATATCGGGATTCTGGACCGTCTGAAGATGGACATCCTGTTCGACCCTGAGTTTGCCGAGGCAGATGCGGATAAGCGGGCGAAATTTGCGGCCAGGCTCTTTATCACTGGGGCACTGGGCAGCCTGGATTCGGCGCTGGGGGACTTCCCTGCTGAAGCTGAATCTTAA